A genomic segment from Acidobacteriota bacterium encodes:
- a CDS encoding Arc family DNA-binding protein, which translates to MAEPKAFVIRIDNRVLEAMKRWAEDELRSLNGQIEYVLRQALRQEGRLPAPEQQKLREE; encoded by the coding sequence ATGGCGGAGCCGAAAGCCTTCGTGATCCGGATCGACAACCGGGTCCTCGAAGCCATGAAACGGTGGGCCGAGGACGAACTCCGCAGTCTCAACGGCCAGATCGAGTACGTGCTCCGGCAGGCGCTTCGCCAGGAGGGGCGCCTGCCGGCCCCGGAACAGCAGAAGCTCAGGGAAGAGTGA
- a CDS encoding SdpI family protein: protein MIPASTMHCLAGCVLAAFSIPLALRRVPMNRFYGVRIPKAFKSERNWYEINAYGGQVLAVYGLLLAGFGYLTRDLEPPPADPWSIAYNLGPILLIVPTLLLIAARARRLPDD from the coding sequence ATGATCCCCGCCAGCACCATGCACTGCCTCGCGGGTTGCGTCCTGGCTGCATTTTCCATCCCCCTCGCGCTCCGCAGGGTGCCCATGAACCGGTTCTACGGCGTCCGGATCCCCAAGGCTTTCAAGTCCGAGCGGAACTGGTACGAGATCAATGCTTACGGAGGGCAGGTCCTGGCGGTCTACGGCCTGCTCCTCGCCGGGTTCGGCTACTTGACCCGGGACTTGGAGCCGCCGCCTGCGGACCCGTGGTCCATCGCTTACAACCTCGGCCCGATCCTGCTCATCGTCCCCACCCTCCTCCTGATCGCCGCCCGCGCACGCCGCCTCCCGGACGACTGA
- a CDS encoding ABC transporter permease: protein MKRRRAGFSFSDLCRETAADLRRNKLRSALTMLGIAWGVASLIILVGVGEGMRRGQMEKSRLLGKDILIVWGGSTSIPGPGMASGRRVHLTVDDYEAVKANAYLVGKVSPELEQSLVCVTPVNRGTFDVSGVLPDYQEIRSLEVDKGRLMTDRDMEDAARVCLIGDEVNKQIFSGSAVPGDEVAMGGVKYRVVGVLARKDQNSNYSGPDNFKLFAPYPAIRRDFPYADNPMGDRALADIIAQAISLDKCEAAEQQIREVLGRKHGFDPLDRDAMPCWNSATQGKMMNAMFDSMKLFMSFVAVVTLVLGGIGVMNIMLVSVRSRTREIGLRKALGATRRNILAHYFFQALLISLGSGLAGYLGATALCGAVNSLQLPDFFAGMIVPPWMGPAAFGFLTAISLAAAFYPSFSAANLDPVEALRFEE from the coding sequence GTGAAGCGCCGGCGGGCGGGGTTTTCATTTTCGGACCTGTGCCGGGAGACGGCGGCGGACCTGCGGCGCAACAAGCTCCGGTCGGCCCTGACCATGCTGGGGATCGCGTGGGGCGTGGCGTCCCTCATCATCCTCGTGGGGGTGGGGGAGGGGATGCGCCGGGGGCAGATGGAGAAGAGCCGGCTGCTCGGCAAGGACATCCTCATCGTCTGGGGCGGGTCCACCAGCATCCCGGGGCCGGGGATGGCCTCGGGGCGGCGGGTCCACCTCACCGTGGACGACTACGAGGCCGTCAAGGCCAACGCCTACCTGGTCGGCAAGGTCAGCCCCGAGCTGGAGCAGTCCCTCGTGTGTGTCACCCCCGTCAACCGGGGGACGTTCGACGTCTCCGGCGTTCTTCCGGACTACCAGGAGATCCGGAGCCTCGAGGTGGACAAGGGGCGGCTGATGACGGACCGGGACATGGAGGACGCCGCCCGGGTCTGTCTCATCGGCGACGAAGTCAACAAGCAGATCTTCAGCGGGTCGGCCGTCCCCGGGGACGAGGTGGCCATGGGGGGGGTCAAGTACCGGGTGGTGGGCGTCCTGGCGCGCAAGGATCAGAACTCCAACTACAGCGGTCCCGACAACTTCAAGCTCTTCGCACCCTACCCGGCCATCCGCCGGGACTTCCCCTACGCCGACAACCCCATGGGCGACCGGGCCCTCGCCGACATCATCGCCCAGGCCATTTCCCTGGACAAGTGCGAGGCCGCGGAGCAGCAGATCCGCGAGGTCCTGGGCCGCAAGCACGGCTTCGATCCCCTGGACCGCGATGCCATGCCCTGCTGGAACTCCGCCACCCAGGGGAAGATGATGAATGCCATGTTCGACTCCATGAAGCTCTTCATGAGCTTCGTGGCGGTGGTCACCCTGGTCCTGGGGGGGATCGGCGTCATGAACATCATGCTGGTCTCGGTCCGCTCGCGCACCCGGGAGATCGGCCTCCGAAAGGCCCTGGGCGCCACCCGGCGGAACATCCTGGCCCACTATTTCTTCCAGGCGCTCCTGATCTCGCTGGGCAGCGGCCTGGCCGGCTACCTCGGCGCCACCGCCCTGTGCGGGGCCGTCAACAGCCTGCAGCTCCCCGACTTCTTCGCGGGGATGATCGTGCCGCCGTGGATGGGCCCGGCGGCCTTCGGCTTCCTGACCGCCATTTCCCTGGCCGCGGCGTTCTACCCGTCGTTTTCCGCCGCCAACCTGGATCCCGTGGAAGCCCTCCGCTTCGAGGAGTGA
- a CDS encoding Rpn family recombination-promoting nuclease/putative transposase: MRKRQFVSFDWAMKRLLRSKANFEVLEGFLSELLMQDITILEVLESETDRERGSGKAGRVDLKVSTGQGEIVIIEIQYTTQYDYFHRMLFGVSRAVTEHMDKGSAYSEVKKVISVDILYFELGHGKDYVYRGKTEFVGIHEGDVLELSPKQKELYGKDAVHQIYPEYYLLKINRFDDVARDSLDEWIYFLKNEEIRGEFKARGLAKAKEVLDILKMTPEEREEYERYMDEVSYQASLAKSNFDAGRLDGRKEGRAEGLAEGRAKGRVEGMAEGLAEVALRLIRDGFDDDRVSELTGLDGEQLAKLRSQRLS; the protein is encoded by the coding sequence ATGAGAAAACGTCAATTCGTCAGCTTCGACTGGGCCATGAAACGACTGCTTCGGAGCAAGGCCAATTTCGAGGTCCTGGAGGGGTTCCTGAGCGAGTTGCTCATGCAGGACATCACCATATTGGAAGTCCTGGAGTCCGAGACGGACCGGGAGAGAGGCTCCGGGAAAGCGGGGCGGGTCGACCTGAAGGTGTCCACCGGGCAGGGGGAGATCGTCATCATCGAGATCCAGTACACCACCCAGTACGACTACTTTCACCGGATGCTCTTCGGGGTGTCCAGGGCCGTGACGGAGCACATGGACAAGGGCTCGGCATACAGCGAGGTGAAGAAGGTCATCTCGGTGGACATCCTCTACTTCGAACTGGGGCACGGGAAGGACTATGTCTACCGGGGGAAGACGGAGTTCGTGGGGATCCACGAGGGCGACGTGCTCGAACTGAGCCCGAAGCAGAAGGAACTGTACGGCAAGGACGCGGTGCACCAGATTTACCCGGAGTACTACCTCCTGAAGATCAACCGCTTCGATGACGTGGCGCGGGATTCGCTGGACGAGTGGATCTACTTCCTGAAGAACGAGGAGATCCGGGGAGAGTTCAAGGCCCGTGGGCTGGCGAAGGCGAAGGAGGTTCTGGACATCCTGAAGATGACGCCCGAGGAGCGGGAGGAGTACGAGCGGTACATGGACGAGGTGAGCTACCAGGCCAGCCTGGCAAAATCCAACTTTGACGCCGGCCGCCTGGACGGCCGGAAGGAAGGCCGGGCCGAGGGCTTGGCCGAAGGCCGGGCCAAGGGCCGGGTTGAAGGCATGGCGGAAGGTCTGGCGGAGGTTGCCCTGCGCCTGATCCGCGACGGGTTCGACGACGACCGTGTCAGCGAACTCACCGGGCTTGACGGGGAGCAACTGGCAAAGCTGCGCTCACAAAGGCTCTCCTGA
- a CDS encoding efflux RND transporter periplasmic adaptor subunit, with protein sequence MSRKKGSAVVRTVTTLLILVMAGGLYWVFSAMFNQKREIPPEKITPVKREDILRSVVAVGKIEPVTKVEVKSKASGIIQTIAVNEGDMVARGQVLLELDREQLTALCREAEANALAKKALLEKARVELRVAQNSLEKSREESASRNAEFAGRDFDRMKKLYDQKLVAQSQLDEAEQRFRDEQVRLNVLKKDVLVKESAIFGAQKAIHQAEADWNAAEAICRRAAEDLANATIRSPIDGKVLKRYLEPGDAVSSILQLGSNATLIMVVGDTRELYFKGDVDESDVGKVREGLPVNLRVETFRDKVFPGEVFRISPMGQEKENVTRFEVRVRIASDAEGLRTAMTANAEIVLEKKAKVLTVPETAVIYDEQKKTFADLLTGSGERQQVKRVPIKTGIGNGARVEILEGLAENDRVVMN encoded by the coding sequence ATGTCGCGCAAGAAAGGTTCCGCCGTCGTCCGCACCGTGACGACGCTGCTCATCCTGGTCATGGCGGGGGGGCTCTACTGGGTCTTCAGCGCCATGTTCAACCAGAAGCGGGAGATCCCGCCCGAGAAGATCACCCCCGTCAAGCGGGAGGACATCCTCCGCTCCGTGGTGGCGGTGGGGAAGATCGAACCGGTCACGAAGGTGGAGGTCAAGTCCAAGGCCAGCGGGATCATCCAGACCATCGCCGTGAACGAGGGGGACATGGTCGCCCGGGGACAGGTCCTGCTGGAGCTGGACCGTGAGCAGCTGACCGCCCTCTGCCGGGAGGCCGAGGCCAACGCCCTGGCGAAGAAGGCCCTGCTGGAGAAGGCGCGCGTCGAGCTGCGGGTGGCGCAGAACTCCCTGGAGAAGTCCCGGGAGGAGAGCGCCAGCCGTAACGCCGAGTTCGCGGGGCGGGATTTCGACCGCATGAAGAAGCTCTACGACCAGAAGCTGGTCGCCCAGTCGCAGCTGGACGAAGCCGAGCAGCGCTTCCGCGACGAGCAGGTGCGCCTCAATGTCCTGAAGAAGGACGTCCTGGTCAAGGAAAGCGCCATCTTCGGCGCCCAGAAGGCGATCCACCAGGCCGAGGCCGACTGGAACGCCGCGGAGGCCATCTGCCGGCGGGCGGCCGAGGACCTGGCCAACGCCACCATCCGCAGCCCCATCGACGGGAAGGTCCTCAAGCGCTACCTCGAGCCCGGCGACGCCGTCAGCTCCATCCTGCAGCTGGGGTCCAACGCCACCCTCATCATGGTGGTGGGGGACACCCGGGAGCTCTACTTCAAGGGCGACGTGGACGAGAGCGACGTGGGGAAGGTCCGCGAGGGGCTCCCCGTCAACCTGCGGGTGGAGACCTTCCGTGACAAGGTCTTCCCGGGCGAGGTGTTCCGGATTTCCCCCATGGGGCAGGAGAAGGAGAACGTGACCCGCTTCGAGGTCCGGGTGCGGATCGCCTCCGACGCCGAGGGGCTGCGGACCGCCATGACGGCCAACGCCGAGATCGTGCTGGAGAAGAAGGCGAAGGTGCTCACCGTCCCCGAGACCGCCGTGATCTACGACGAGCAGAAGAAGACATTCGCCGACCTCCTCACGGGGTCCGGGGAGCGGCAGCAGGTGAAGCGCGTGCCCATCAAGACCGGCATCGGCAACGGGGCCCGGGTCGAGATTCTCGAGGGGCTCGCCGAGAATGACCGCGTGGTGATGAATTGA
- a CDS encoding ABC transporter permease, which yields MRLSSLVNLSWQAVKAQPVRTVLTMLGITWGVASFVILIAYGTGMQKALYVGLSYFGDNVVVVQNGQTSLQAGGQRAGRPVRMEKSDVEAVRAEVPLIKRISGEVFRRYKVEYLQRRTTAGIRGVEGCYGEVRGMFMATGRFLSDEENLQMARVAVLGDEIRERLFSSIPAVGREIKVNGIRFTVIGVLRKKIAISNYYSPDDMCIMVPLNTMALFTDTRYLSNLVYQPVSPAMEEQARRQFRAVMGRLHGFDPADDKALTGWSYSQVKEIIDGITGATKATMVFVGFITLCIGGIGVMNIMLASVKSRIREIGTVMAIGAKRRHVLLQFLFETLILTSAGGILGYLAALGAAHLIGGIPFLGVIFEDTSGQGDITLVVGGGAFVTAFVVLAGVSLFFGLWPARQAARQEPVEALRYE from the coding sequence ATGCGACTGTCCTCTCTCGTCAACCTCTCCTGGCAGGCCGTGAAGGCCCAACCCGTCCGGACCGTCCTGACCATGCTGGGGATCACCTGGGGGGTGGCCTCCTTCGTCATCCTCATCGCCTACGGCACCGGGATGCAGAAGGCGCTCTACGTGGGGCTCTCCTACTTCGGCGACAACGTGGTGGTGGTCCAGAACGGCCAGACCAGCCTTCAGGCGGGGGGGCAGCGGGCCGGGCGACCCGTCCGGATGGAGAAGAGTGACGTGGAGGCGGTGCGCGCCGAGGTGCCGCTCATCAAACGCATCAGCGGGGAGGTCTTCCGCCGTTACAAAGTGGAGTACCTGCAGCGGCGCACCACCGCCGGCATCCGGGGCGTGGAGGGTTGCTACGGTGAGGTCCGGGGAATGTTCATGGCCACCGGGCGCTTCCTCTCCGACGAGGAGAACCTCCAGATGGCCCGCGTGGCGGTCCTCGGCGACGAGATCCGGGAGCGGCTCTTCAGCAGCATCCCGGCGGTGGGTCGGGAAATCAAGGTCAACGGGATCCGCTTCACGGTGATCGGGGTCTTGCGCAAGAAGATCGCCATCTCCAACTACTACTCCCCCGACGACATGTGCATCATGGTGCCGCTGAACACCATGGCGCTCTTCACCGACACCCGCTACCTGAGCAACCTCGTCTACCAGCCGGTCAGCCCCGCCATGGAAGAGCAGGCCAGGCGCCAGTTCCGGGCGGTGATGGGGCGGCTGCACGGCTTCGATCCAGCCGACGACAAGGCGCTGACCGGCTGGAGCTACTCGCAGGTCAAGGAGATCATCGACGGGATCACGGGCGCCACGAAGGCCACCATGGTCTTCGTGGGGTTCATTACCCTCTGCATCGGCGGCATCGGCGTGATGAACATCATGCTGGCATCGGTGAAGAGCCGGATCCGGGAGATCGGGACCGTGATGGCCATCGGGGCCAAGCGTCGGCACGTGCTGCTCCAGTTTCTCTTCGAGACCCTGATCCTGACGTCGGCGGGGGGCATCCTCGGCTACCTGGCCGCTTTGGGGGCGGCGCACCTCATCGGCGGGATTCCCTTCCTCGGCGTCATTTTCGAGGACACCTCGGGGCAGGGGGACATCACCCTTGTCGTGGGTGGCGGGGCCTTCGTCACCGCCTTCGTGGTGCTGGCGGGGGTGAGCCTCTTCTTCGGCCTCTGGCCTGCCCGGCAGGCGGCGAGGCAGGAGCCGGTGGAGGCGCTGCGGTACGAGTAG